One window from the genome of Glycine soja cultivar W05 chromosome 12, ASM419377v2, whole genome shotgun sequence encodes:
- the LOC114380166 gene encoding uncharacterized protein LOC114380166 isoform X1: MSDEGERTCPLCAEEMDLTDQQLKPCKCGYEICVWCWHHIMDMAEKDDTEGRCPACRSPYDKEKIVGTAANCERLVNGINMEKKMKTQKAKSKSSDGRKQLSSVRVIQRNLVYIVGLPLNLADEDLLQRREYFAQYGKVLKVSMSRTAAGVIQQFPNDTCSVYITYSKEEEAVCCIQNVHGFVLEGRPLRACFGTTKYCHAWLRNVPCSNPDCLYLHEIGSQEDSFTKDEIISAYTRSRVQQITGATNNMQRRSGNVLPPPLDDNMNSSSVKPIVKNSSCNFVNIVRGSPPNGIYGKNMALPASAAWGTQASNCQPPAGGLSYPNGPSKPKPDTGCSTLAFSAAVTGSIQASDVTKRPPSSDGCHSMTPTVKSELLKPVKQYNNSVGSLVSAGEKTSASDVSPVLVNLNSQLSSLPLSRDSDGNCTTANTIYSTNMTGQSCNSGPEEAMTATNEEIQNLSNELSSINIDRNAEHCGITKPNSPPTDHALVKSPQIQGSKYNVDRFRDVITTNVTGKATLNNVACNSREQCDWKLDSQSLVSDTAEIDDDVTSFDNQRLKDPEVVCRSYLPKSTSFLHASNHSSPCLLQHGELCTAINAGSVSADDRVQNESMLHASNILCNGHPEKLVSSSSYGLLHDERNGHIIQRLVGDDVNFGHDVARDKGESSIISNILSMNFDTWDDSLTSPHNLAKLLGDNTDNRSGPLNKSSSWKGNGNNQSRFSFARQEESKIQMFDAHASYGVSHQRPNHTVFQNFAERDLYMDKLGIANGFSTGNFEEADNLVSGHPIASSNKFSAISRAQVSAPPGFSIPSRLPPPGFSSHERVEQAFDSISVLLTGNSLLDHSSLLRNSYQTPSAGNLGSAGDIEFMDPAILAVGKGRLQGALNSPALDIRSNFMPQLNYFENDARLQLLMQRSLAPQQNLRFSEIGNTFSQLGDSYAVSSRLDQSQVSNLGPFQQLSLQQSTNAVLSNGQWDGWNEVQSGNGLGVAELLRNERLGFNKFYSGYDDSKFRMPNSGDLYNRTFGM; encoded by the exons ATGAGTGACGAAGGAGAAAGAACTTGTCCTCTCTGTGCTGAAGAGATGGATTTGACAGATCAGCAGTTGAAACCTTGCAAATGCGGTTATGAG ATCTGTGTCTGGTGCTGGCACCACATAATGGACATGGCTGAGAAGGATGACACTGAGGGGCGATGCCCTGCATGTCGTTCTCCTTATGATAAGGAAAAGATTGTTGGGACGGCTGCAAACTGTGAGAG ATTGGTGAATGGAATTAATAtggagaaaaagatgaagactCAGAAAGCGAAGTCTAAATCATCTGATGGGCGCAAGCAGCTCAGCAGTGTGCGAGTGATTCAGAGGAACCTTGTTTACATAGTTGGGTTGCCTCTCAATCTTGCAGATGAAGAT CTTCTTCAGCGGAGAGAGTATTTTGCTCAGTATGGGAAGGTCTTAAAAGTGTCAATGTCTCGAACAGCAGCTGGTGTAATTCAACAGTTTCCGAATGATACTTGTAGTGT ATATATAACTTATTCAAAGGAAGAGGAAGCGGTTTGTTGTATTCAAAATGTACATGGATTTGTTTTGGAGGGTAGACCTTTAAG GGCTTGTTTTGGAACCACAAAATATTGTCATGCATGGCTCCGAAATGTG CCTTGCAGCAATCCGGATTGTCTATATTTGCATGAGATTGGCTCCCAAGAAGATAGTTTTACCAAGGATGAAATAATTTCAGCATACACTAG AAGTCGAGTTCAACAAATCACTGGTGCCACAAACAATATGCAACGGCGGTCAGGGAATGTATTACCTCCTCCACTGGATGATAATATGAATAGTTCATCTGTAAAGCCTATTGTTAAAAATTCTTCTTGT AACTTTGTTAACATTGTAAGAGGTTCACCTCCAAATGGAATATATGGGAAAAATATGGCCCTTCCTGCTAGTGCTGCATG GGGTACTCAGGCCTCAAATTGTCAGCCCCCTGCTGGAGGTCTATCATATCCAAATGGGCCATCCAAGCCGAAACCTGATACAGGCTGCAGCACACTAGCATTTTCTGCAGCTGTTACAGGCTCAATTCAGGCTTCTGATGTTACAAAGAGGCCACCATCAAGTGATGGGTGCCATAGTATGACACCTACAGTGAAAAGTGAATTGTTGAAACCTGTTAAACAATATAACAATAGCGTGGGCAGTCTGGTTAGTGCAGGAGAAAAAACTTCAGCTTCTGATGTTTCTCCTGTGCTCGTGAATTTGAACAGCCAGTTGTCTTCTCTACCGTTGTCCCGAGATAGTGATGGCAATTGTACTACAGCAAACACAATATATTCTACTAACATGACTGGACAGTCTTGTAACTCTGGTCCTGAGGAAGCAATGACTGCTACCAATGAAGAGATTCAGAATTTGTCCAATGAGTTGTCCTCAATTAACATTGATAGAAATGCCGAACATTGCGGTATAACCAAACCTAATAGCCCGCCTACTGATCATGCATTGGTTAAATCCCCTCAAATTCAAGGATCAAAATATAATGTTGACAGATTTAGAGATGTGATAACTACAAATGTGACTGGTAAAGCTACCTTGAATAATGTGGCCTGTAATTCTAGGGAACAGTGTGATTGGAAATTGGATTCTCAATCTCTAGTATCAGATACTGCTGAAATTGATGATGATGTGACATCTTTTGATAATCAAAGACTCAAGGATCCAGAAGTTGTTTGCCGTTCTTATTTGCCAAAGTCAACCAGTTTCCTTCATGCATCAAACCATTCTAGCCCTTGTCTTCTGCAGCATGGGGAACTTTGTACTGCCATAAATGCAGGTTCTGTATCTGCTGATGATAGAGTTCAAAATGAATCTATGTTACATGCATCCAATATATTATGTAATGGCCACCCGGAAAAATTGGTCAGCAGCAGCTCCTATGGTCTGCTTCACGATGAAAGAAATGGGCATATCATTCAAAGATTAGTCGGTGATGATGTTAATTTTGGGCATGATGTTGCTAGGGATAAGGGTGAAAGTAgtataatttcaaatatattgtCCATGAATTTTGATACCTGGGATGACTCACTAACATCACCTCATAATTTAGCTAAGTTGTTGGGTGACAATACTGATAACCGGTCTGGTCCTTTAAACAAATCTAGTTCTTGGAAAGGTAATGGTAACAATCAATCAAGGTTCTCTTTTGCGAGGCAAGAGGAATCCAAAATCCAAATGTTTGATGCACATGCATCTTATGGTGTCAGCCATCAACGGCCAAACCATACAGTCTTCCAGAATTTTGCAGAAAGAGACTTGTATATGGATAAGTTGGGCATTGCAAATGGATTTTCTACCGGTAACTTTGAGGAAGCTGATAATTTGGTCAGTGGTCATCCCATTGCATCTTCTAATAAGTTTTCTG CCATTTCAAGAGCACAAGTTTCAGCCCCACCAGGATTTTCCATTCCAAGCAGGCTGCCACCACCTGGGTTTTCTTCCCATGAGAGAGTGGAGCAGGCTTTTGACTCCATTTCTG TCCTTTTGACAGGGAATTCTTTGCTTGACCATTCTTCCCTATTGAGAAATTCATATCAGACACCTTCAGCTGGAAACCTTGGTAGTGCAGGGGACATTGAATTTATGGACCCTGCTATTTTGGCAGTTGGCAAAGGGAGACTTCAAGGTGCACTGAACAGCCCGGCACTGGACATTCGATCTAATTTCATGCCACAATTAAATTACTTCGAAAATGATGCCAGACTACAATTATTGATGCAAAGATCTCTCGCACCACAGCAAAACCTTAGATTTTCTGAAATTGGGAATACTTTTTCTCAACTTGGCGATTCCTATGCTGTTTCTTCAAGGTTAGATCAATCCCAAGTCAGTAATCTAGGCCCATTCCAACAGCTATCTCTGCAGCAGTCTACAAATGCAGTCTTGTCAAATGGGCAATGGGATGGGTGGAATGAGGTGCAGAGTGGAAATGGTTTGGGTGTGGCTGAGCTTTTGAGAAATGAAAGACTtggattcaataaattttattcaggATATGATGATTCAAAATTTCGGATGCCAAATTCTGGGGATCTTTACAACAGAACATTTGGGATGTGA